Below is a window of Camelina sativa cultivar DH55 chromosome 11, Cs, whole genome shotgun sequence DNA.
AATTATACatgatgcaaatatataaaaaagtgatgtaatacaaccttttttttgggttaatcTGTGACAAAGAAGTATACATATCAACAACATCAGAGTTTTGAGCATATCTATCATCTTCTAAGAAATTCTATAAAGAAGTATTTTCTAAGAAATGAAGTAATAGTAAATAAGAATGCTATATTTGGTTCATTTTTGTGGAAAACATGTAATAGAATACATTAGAggtttgaaataaataaaaaagtaaatatatagaATGAATGtaaagaataaatataatagtttatatttGGCGTAAAGTAAAAATTCACATATTGTTTACATATGACCCATAcaataaaataacaacaacaaaaattcacACATTTTTTACATAGGAACATCTGTGATATATTCCATAGATTGGTGAccattattggaaaaaaaattatcatgaaTTTAGGttgatatattaaataattaaatcaagaattaattctaaaaatattaaaaaatgaatgattttatttttatgtgattatattatatgctttttatgggttatgtaaataaataaagcaaataataaaaacgCTTTACACACATGTTTATACGGGACTAAAGCGTCCGCATAAAGctgaggaaaaaagaaagagagaagactCTCTCACACCCACAAGACAAACAATAGACTTCCTCCTGCTTCTTCGTCTCTCTGCAATAATTTTCTCTGAAACTTtaagcttgattcagttcaGCCATGGTGAGagctcgattttttttttccccctttctCTCTCGTATATTTCTCTTTCGCTATTTTCTCTTGCTTGATTTGAAGCGCGCTTCTCGATTCGAGTTCCGTTTCGTCTTTGAATTTTCAATTCTCTTTTTTCCGATTTTATAGTTCTCGCCCAAAGTTTTAGTATATGATTAGATCTGGATTTGGTGGTTTTAGATCTCtgagatttttggattttgtatgGTTGAAGGTACTGATCTAGGATAGTAAATCGGACGATTCCACTGTGCACTCGTTTTGAAAAATCTGGGTGTGTTccatgtgtttttgtttcttcctttgaATTTTAACTGAGTTTAGGGTTTCAGTGACAATCTtgtgttggattttttttgtattttctcgCTTCTCTGGAGTGTAAATTGTTCATTTTAGATGTGTGTTTTTGATTCTGTTGATGTGATTTTGTCAAAATTGATATCTTGATAGCTCTGTAACATCGTCGATATATGTGTTGTGTGGATGTTAACTTGCGTCTTCCTTTTGATATAAACACTACCAAGATCTGTACAGGGTTCCATTACATGTTAGTAGAGATGTCTAGTTTTGGATTAAAGATCTCAGACCATATGTGTGTTTTGAAGAGAGAGTTGTATCTTAATGTAATTTGTATTTCTCTGAGCTAGTTTTTGGATTGAAGGTCTCAGACCATATGAGGTGTATCTAGGGTCTAGTAGTATGTGTGTTTTGGAGTGAAGGTCTCAGAGGCTCAGACCATATGGGGTTGTATCTTaatgttctttgtttttggttggtaACAGGCTAATGCAGCATCAGGAATGGCAGTCCACGACGACTGCAAGCTGAAATTTATGGAACTGAAGACGAAAAGGACATACCGTTTCATCGTGTATAAGATTGAGGAGCAGCAGAAACAAGTGATGGTTGAGAAAATTGGTGAGCCTAACCAAAGCCATGAGGATCTTGCAGCAAGTCTTCCAGCTGACGAATGCCGTTATGCtgttttcgattttgattttctcACTGCAGAGGATGTCCCTAAGAGCAGGATTTTCTTCGTCGCATGGTAACTGAGCTTAACTACTATCTCTATTACTAATATCTACTATAAAACCTGTCTATCTTGCTTCACCCTTTGTTTTCTCATAAACACATCTCTTGTTGTTTTTGCCAAGGTCTCCGGACACAGCAAGAGTGAGAAGCAAGATGATCTATGCGAGCTCTAAGGATAGGTTCAAGAGAGAGCTAGACGGAATTCAGATTGAGCTTCAGGCAACCGATCCAACCGAGATGGATCTTGATACTTTCAAAAGCCGAGCCACTTGATGGAGAAATCCCCCCCCTCAAAAATTTCGGttgaatcaaaactttttaCCCAGtgatgctttttctttttcttaaagtttGCTGTGACGGTGCCAACCAAAACAGCTTCAATTTATCGGTCTTTGGTCTTTTGTCGTTGATgtctctattttttgttttgttttgggtccTTAATAGTGTTTTGTCTTAAAACTTAAGGAATCTGGCTTGTGCTCTCTTTTACCATTGTGGAAGAAACTCGAACCATATTTATCAAACAAGAATCCTATTGGCACATGTTCGTCTTCACATATGCAagttgatagattttaggaacgTTCATTTCGTAGACTGAGTATTACACGTATTCGTCAATGCGACTATTTCAGGTTTGAAGGATTAGGAAACAAGTCTCAAGAACGAAAATATTTGAGCAATGGAGCCTGGTCCAACAAGATAAACTGACCTCAAAACattaagaattttttaattGACATTTTTGATTATTTAGAAACAGAGATCCAACCATTGGCAGTTGTTGTCCATTGCTGTTTCTACGCAAAGCTTTCAACTGTCAAAATCATGAATTGTCAGAATACAACAAATTTCTTAGAGTGAAccaaaaaaatgtcaataaaaCGATAATACCGTGATATACAATTAGAATTCGTAATCATAATCTCTCTATTTTATGATGCTCTTTAACAATATTGCTAATATAGTTAAATGATTATTATTTGTTGACCAGAAGAAGAATAATTATATGCTTaccatttattttcataaataaattgaagaatacggagaaaataaataaataaatagagatATACAAAAAGCAGATTGAGGTTCTCTATATAGTGGGGGAGTATAGCTTCCAAATAAcgctgaagaaaaagaaaagaaaaaaaaaagtaaagagaagaGTCATATTCGTTGAAACGCACAtcattcattcttcttctctgcgTCTCCTTCACCCGAAATTGTCTCTGACTCCGTTTTGATTCAGCCATGGTGATACTCTTTATTTCacttgttattttttattttatttactcttttgtttgtttccagtTCCTTCGTTTTTAAGCTTgattctcgttttttttttaatgctttaGTCTCGGATTTTGAATAGCGATTTTGGCTCACTAGATCTGGTTGATGGATTTGTTTTCTCCGATTAGATCTTTGAGTATTTTTGTGATCCGGCGATATTTATCTAGTTGTGTTTCGTTTAGCTGGAATCGAAATCATGAAgaatctgtttgtttttttgctttaagTTTCATTTGAGCTCATAGTCACTAATCACTATTGAACGTTTCTACACTAATCTTCGTTTGTATGATCCGTCGAGCTTgttgtgattgatttttttttgttttctcgtttCTCATCATGACTATAGTTGCAATTGAAGTATATAGATTGTTACTAGAGATGTATTTAGCGAGTAAATCACCAGTTTATGTGTTGAGCTATCCTACTCTTTTAAAGGGTTCCAAATCATAGATCCTTGGCTTTAGCATTGTGTGGATTCAATTATAGCCCTAGCTTTGTGGGATCTGGATATGTGAATCTTAAgtgcttttgtttgttttattgaaaaaaaccaGGCGAATGCAGCGTCGGGAATGGCAGTCCATGATGACTGCAAGCTAAGGTTTCTGGAGCTTAAGGCCAAAAGGACACACCGTTTCATCGTCTACAAGATCGAGGAGAAGCAGAAGCAAGTGATTGTTGAGAAAGTTGGTGAACCTATTCTAACTTACGAGGACTTTGCTGCAAGTCTTCCTGCTGAAGAGTGCCGTTACGCAATTTATGATTTCGACTTTGTCACTGCTGAGAACTGCCAGAAGAGCAAGATTTTCTTCATTGCATGGTATAATATTATCTGCTTAAAACTATGTAACCTCGCTTCTCcattcttacctttttttttttttctttggccaAAGGTGTCCGGATGTAGCAAAGGTGAGAAGCAAGATGATCTATGCGAGCTCCAAGGACAGGTTCAAGCGTGAACTTGATGGGATTCAGGTTGAGCTTCAGGCAACTGATCCAACTGAGATGGATCTTGATGTTTTGAAAAGCCGCGTCaactaaagaaaagaaactctCTTTGAATAAGCAATTTCTATCATATTTGACTATTCTGAAAATGGTGTTTTCTATTCTCTTACAGTTTCTTGTGACTGTTAGAAGAAGAACCTCTCACCCTTCTATATCTATCTGTCTGGTCTGTTTCCTGTGTCTATGTTACCTTACAGTGTTTCATCTATATTCAAAATTATCGCAAGGTTTGTGCTATATATGTTTGCTTCCTTCGTCTCAACAATACAAAAGCTTATGATTTGTGTAAGATGATTCCTTTTTTTACGAGATTTGTGTAAGATGATTCCTTTAAGCTTCCCTTTGTGCTCTTTGTTACAGAGGgaatacaaaatacaaacaatATACACCTTTTCTGAAATCTAgactaacaaaattatttcctaTCTATAAATGGTTGAGATGTCAAAAAATGTTTTAACGTATACAATTACAAAAAGTGATTAGGATTTTGAACTAGAGTCGTTCGAAATAGTTGTTCTACTGGTTTTAGTGTTAGGTTTTAAGCCTTCTCTCAACATCTCGTTCCTCAACTCGGTCGCCTTCCCCATTTCTCCTGCCAAACAACAACCGTGTATTATGGTGTTATATGCTACTCTATCTGGCCTTATGCCTTTTTCCGTCATTGAGTTCCATAACTCAATCGCTTTCTTCACATCGTTCCTCCTACAAAGCTCATTAATCATTATTGTGTAGGTTATACAATCAGGGGAAACTCCATCGTCTATCATCCTTGTTATGAGCTCAGAAGCCTCTTCCATTCTCCCTTGTCTACAAAACCCACGGATCAACATATTGTATGTAGCGGTGTTAGCTAAAAGCCCTTTCAATATTGCATTGTGGAGATCCACAGCTTTCTGCATGTCTCCTTCTCCTTTGGTGAGAATGTCCAGAAAACAACCATATGTTACTTGGTTAGGAACCAAATTTCCAGGAAGCATTTTCGAACAAAGTATCTCGGCTTCATTTACAAACCCGGCTTTGCATAATCCGTTGATAACAGCAGTATAAGTGACTTCATTAGGTACACATCCTTCCGTTATCATCAAATCCCATAAACCAAATGCTTCCTTGAAATCTCCGGTTTTGCTCTTTGCATCGATCATACTTGTATAGATCACATCATCAGGCTTGAGTCCTCTATCATGCATCTCTTTTAAAAGTGTAAGAAACATCTTTCGATCTTTGAGCTTTAAACTTCCATCTATAAGAACACCATAGCACACAAGGTCCAAATCCACCCTTCTTTGTACCATATCCTGGCAAATGCTTAACGCCTCCTCCAATCTTCCTTCTCTACAAAACCCGTGTAAGAGTGCCGTGTAGCATATCTCATTCAGCTCACAGTTTCCCCTGTGAAGGCTATCCACAAACTCTTTGGCTTCGGAAGCTCGACCTGCGAAACATAGCCCGTGTATCAACGGTCTATAAGTGTATGTATCAGGCACAATACCTTTCTCGATCATCTCATTCTGCAACTCAAAGGCTTTTGCCATGTCTCCTTTCTCACAAAAACCTTCAATCATGACATTATAAGTAACTCTGTTTGGCTTAACGTTCCACTCTGCCATCTCGTTAAATAGCTTTACTGCATCACAGAGCAACCCAGCACGAAAAAGACCTGATATAAGCGTGGTGAATGTATAAATACTCGGTGCAATACCCTTCCCTGTCATCTCATGATAGAGCCTAAGAGCCTTGTGTATTTTCCCTTTGGTGCAATATCCACCCATCAATGATGTGTATGTTACCACTGTAGGCTCcaactttttatttatcatcTCCGCCATGAAACTCTCTGCTGAACTAATGTCACCGAACTTGCAGTGCCCGTTGATCAAAGAATTGTATGGATATACAGTTGGTTTCAAACCAGTATCAATCATTTTCCCCAGGAAGCTAAGTGCCGTGTCCAGTTTCCCTCTTCTAGAAAACATATCTATCAAAATTGAATAGGTCACATCGTTCGGACACAAGCCAATTGTCCTCATCTTACCAAATAGCAACTCAGCTTCGTTGAACTCTCTACCTTTGCACAATGAGTCAAACAATGCGTTATACACAAATAGATTAGGTGACACACCAGATTCTCCTACTCTTTTAACCAAGTTAAGAGCCTCTTTAATCTTTCCCCTCTTCCTTAATCCATCTACCAAACTTGAAACTGCAGCTTCACTAGGAACGAACCTCAAACGTAACATCTCAtccatcatctccaatccgACCTCAAATTCTTGCATTTTACATAACCCGCAGACTAATGTACAATATGTCACAACATCTGGTTTCAGCTCTTTTCTGGCTAAATCGTTCTTTATCCCAACAGCCTCCCAAACCTTCTGCTTCTTACAAAGCCCATCTATCAACACATTATATGGAACAACATTCACATCACACCCTGTCGCCTCCATATGAACAATCATTTCTTTAGCTCGAGAGAGATCTTTCAACTCACACAAGCTACGTATCACTCCTGTGTAAACATATACATCAGGACGAATCCCTACGTTGATCATATCGTTAAACAACTCCATCGCCAAACCAAAATGCCTAAACTTAACCAATCCATGTAAGAGAGCACTCAAAGTTCTCACTTCAGGCAGTAAACTAACTTTCGTCATCatcttaaacactaaaaccCCATCTGAAGCTCTCCTACTTCTTACATAATGCtgaatcaacaaatcaaaactcGAGCTTGAACTAAGCTTACATTTTCCATAACAACTAAAAAGCGCATCAAAAACCTCACTTGGCTTCAGCGCACGAAGCAGAAGCGTCTGCAACAGAGACGAAGCAGGCCAGAAGAGATTAGCTTTAACCAGAGCGTGAATCAAGATACAAAACGACGCCGTGGAGTGGTCGAATCCTCGGTGCAAACCGAGGAAATTGAAAAACCTCAAACCCAATTTGGGATCATCAATGGTTCCGATCAGAATCTCTTCAACATGACCAGGCTTCAATCTACTCGAGACGAGCCCACTGCTCAATGCGACCTCCCAGCTCCGTTTCCCCCGCACGATTCTTTTAACAGCATCGACGAATTGTAAATCTTCAGCGACTTTACAGTCTTCTTGAGCGGAATCGAACAAAGAGCTTACGTTTCTGCATCTATGGCGAAAATGAGAGCTTGTTCTTGATCGAATCAAGCAAGGGAGCTTCATCAAAAGAGGTTccactgtaaaaaaaaaaaatcagaaccaGCATTTGTCTGTGTTACAACGAATCGATACCTGGGGACCCGACCGAGTCGGACCATCTCCGGTCGGGTTTATCTGATCAATTATAATTGGGCTTCACATTGGGCTCTTAAGAAAACATGGGCCGATGACGGTGCCGAGAGGCGGGGAAGGAAAATTTCACGAGGAgcctaaaaaagaaaaaaagcgcCAAACTCGACACGTCAGCAGTCCTTGCCACCAAAAAGATCCAATAATGAACAGTCACGTGTATAAGAGCTTTCCATCTTTTTAAGATTCCTTCTCAACCGTCGATATCTTTCCATTAAAAGGCAGATCCAACGGTAGATATATCGATCCGCGTCAATCTATTTCAACCAATCGTATCACTCTATAGGATCTATCTATATAAAACCAATTTCTCAAGTTTTACCAAGTATCAAAGCAAACACAAAGCGATTAAGCATACTCCAATCTCAGATTTGTTAACCCTAGAAACCTCTAGAACTCGAATCAATGGCGCCGAAGGCAGAGAAGAAGCCCGCTGAGAAGAAACCAGCCTCCGAGAAGCCGGTGGAGGAGAAATCAAAAGCCGAGAAAGCTCCGGcggagaagaaaccaaaggCCGGGAAGAAGCTTCCGAAGGAAGCTGGTGCCGGAGgcgacaagaagaagaagatgaagaagaagagtgtggaGACTTACAAGATCTACATCTTCAAGGTGCTGAAGCAGGTTCATCCAGATATCGGAATCTCAAGCAAAGCGATGGGGATCATGAACAGTTTCATCAACGATATCTTCGAGAAGCTAGCTCAAGAGTCGTCGAAGCTTGCGAGGTACAACAAGAAGCCTACCATCACTTCCCGGGAGATTCAGACTGCTGTGAGGTTGGTGCTTCCTGGAGAGTTGGCCAAGCATGCCGTTTCTGAGGGAACT
It encodes the following:
- the LOC104726588 gene encoding histone H2B.11; the protein is MAPKAEKKPAEKKPASEKPVEEKSKAEKAPAEKKPKAGKKLPKEAGAGGDKKKKMKKKSVETYKIYIFKVLKQVHPDIGISSKAMGIMNSFINDIFEKLAQESSKLARYNKKPTITSREIQTAVRLVLPGELAKHAVSEGTKAVTKFTSS
- the LOC104726586 gene encoding putative pentatricopeptide repeat-containing protein At5g59900; the encoded protein is MKLPCLIRSRTSSHFRHRCRNVSSLFDSAQEDCKVAEDLQFVDAVKRIVRGKRSWEVALSSGLVSSRLKPGHVEEILIGTIDDPKLGLRFFNFLGLHRGFDHSTASFCILIHALVKANLFWPASSLLQTLLLRALKPSEVFDALFSCYGKCKLSSSSSFDLLIQHYVRSRRASDGVLVFKMMTKVSLLPEVRTLSALLHGLVKFRHFGLAMELFNDMINVGIRPDVYVYTGVIRSLCELKDLSRAKEMIVHMEATGCDVNVVPYNVLIDGLCKKQKVWEAVGIKNDLARKELKPDVVTYCTLVCGLCKMQEFEVGLEMMDEMLRLRFVPSEAAVSSLVDGLRKRGKIKEALNLVKRVGESGVSPNLFVYNALFDSLCKGREFNEAELLFGKMRTIGLCPNDVTYSILIDMFSRRGKLDTALSFLGKMIDTGLKPTVYPYNSLINGHCKFGDISSAESFMAEMINKKLEPTVVTYTSLMGGYCTKGKIHKALRLYHEMTGKGIAPSIYTFTTLISGLFRAGLLCDAVKLFNEMAEWNVKPNRVTYNVMIEGFCEKGDMAKAFELQNEMIEKGIVPDTYTYRPLIHGLCFAGRASEAKEFVDSLHRGNCELNEICYTALLHGFCREGRLEEALSICQDMVQRRVDLDLVCYGVLIDGSLKLKDRKMFLTLLKEMHDRGLKPDDVIYTSMIDAKSKTGDFKEAFGLWDLMITEGCVPNEVTYTAVINGLCKAGFVNEAEILCSKMLPGNLVPNQVTYGCFLDILTKGEGDMQKAVDLHNAILKGLLANTATYNMLIRGFCRQGRMEEASELITRMIDDGVSPDCITYTIMINELCRRNDVKKAIELWNSMTEKGIRPDRVAYNTIIHGCCLAGEMGKATELRNEMLREGLKPNTKTSRTTISNDSSSKS
- the LOC104726587 gene encoding actin-depolymerizing factor 4; amino-acid sequence: MANAASGMAVHDDCKLRFLELKAKRTHRFIVYKIEEKQKQVIVEKVGEPILTYEDFAASLPAEECRYAIYDFDFVTAENCQKSKIFFIAWCPDVAKVRSKMIYASSKDRFKRELDGIQVELQATDPTEMDLDVLKSRVN
- the LOC104726585 gene encoding actin-depolymerizing factor 3, whose amino-acid sequence is MANAASGMAVHDDCKLKFMELKTKRTYRFIVYKIEEQQKQVMVEKIGEPNQSHEDLAASLPADECRYAVFDFDFLTAEDVPKSRIFFVAWSPDTARVRSKMIYASSKDRFKRELDGIQIELQATDPTEMDLDTFKSRAT